In Microvenator marinus, one genomic interval encodes:
- a CDS encoding YkgJ family cysteine cluster protein, which produces MKSLRFECTGCGECCRKPGWVFFTEEDIATASAFLGISPEEFEERFLETSDGRYYVDVPEESACPFLLDDACTIHSARPVQCRTYPFWPEIVKSPGGWVRERKECPGIDQGRRYSWEEVEAQLRLLKP; this is translated from the coding sequence ATGAAGTCCTTGCGTTTCGAGTGCACGGGCTGTGGTGAATGTTGTCGGAAACCTGGGTGGGTCTTCTTCACTGAGGAAGATATCGCGACGGCTTCGGCGTTTTTGGGCATCAGTCCGGAAGAGTTCGAGGAACGCTTCTTGGAGACCTCCGATGGCCGGTACTATGTAGATGTGCCGGAGGAGTCCGCCTGTCCGTTTCTGCTCGATGACGCGTGTACAATCCATAGCGCGCGACCTGTGCAGTGTCGGACTTATCCGTTTTGGCCGGAAATCGTAAAATCCCCAGGTGGATGGGTTAGGGAACGAAAAGAGTGCCCTGGTATTGATCAGGGACGTCGCTACTCCTGGGAAGAGGTCGAAGCTCAACTCCGACTACTCAAACCTTAG